From Paenibacillus sp. PK3_47, the proteins below share one genomic window:
- the clpB gene encoding ATP-dependent chaperone ClpB, producing MDFNKLTQKLQEAVAAAQSLAASAGHQEIDHLHLLKALLQQQEGLLPRLLQKMNIPAAGLLQDTEELLQRKPGVSGSGAGTMRRYASASLMAVLEQAEQEAAMMQDEFVAVEHAVLAMVSDSGSANRELRGIFTSRGVTREKLLAVLADIRGHQRVTSREPEATYEVLEKYGRDLVAEVRAGKIDPVIGRDGEIRRVIRILSRKTKNNPVLIGEPGVGKTAIVEGLAHRIVRKDVPEGLKDKTIFSLDMSALVAGAKYRGEFEERLQAVLKEVSESDGRIILFIDELHTIVGAGKTEGAMDAGNMLKPMLARGELHCIGATTLDEYRKYIEKDPALERRFQQVLVSEPDVEDTISILRGLKERFEVHHGVKIHDSALVAAGVLSNRYITDRFLPDKAIDLVDEACAMIRTEIDSMPGEMDEVTRRLMQMEIEEAALKKETDEASKRRLESLQRELADLKEKHLGMTARWEKEKSAIQGIRELKKRLEQARKDLVDAQEEYDLNKSAELSYGIIPDLERQLKAAEEAALQDQDTRLLREAVTEEEIADIVSRWTGVPVSRLVEGERDKLLRLEETLHERVVGQEEAVSLVADAVLRARAGIKDPNRPIGSFLFLGPTGVGKTELAKALAVSLFDREDGMIRIDMSEYMEKHSVSRLVGAPPGYVGYEEGGQLTEAVRRQPYTVVLLDEVEKAHPDVFNILLQLLDDGRLTDSQGRIVDFKNTIIIMTSNIGSPHLIQGTDDNGELTKAVKDRVMQELRGHFRPEFLNRVDDIVMFKPLTLDEISRIVVKLADGLRQRLAQRGVGLTLSEAAVRFIGKEGFDPVYGARPLKRFIQRSLETPVARALIAGEAVEGSVLEVDEAGGELKVSIAAPQAAALSGTV from the coding sequence ATGGACTTTAATAAGCTAACACAAAAACTGCAGGAGGCGGTCGCTGCGGCACAGTCGCTGGCCGCGTCAGCCGGGCATCAGGAGATTGACCATCTTCATCTGCTGAAGGCGCTGCTTCAGCAGCAGGAGGGTCTTCTGCCGCGCCTGCTGCAGAAGATGAATATTCCTGCAGCCGGACTGCTGCAGGATACGGAGGAGCTGCTGCAGCGGAAGCCGGGCGTCAGCGGCTCGGGTGCGGGAACCATGCGGCGGTATGCTTCCGCTTCGCTGATGGCCGTGCTGGAGCAGGCCGAGCAGGAAGCCGCAATGATGCAGGATGAATTTGTTGCCGTGGAGCATGCCGTGCTCGCCATGGTTTCGGACTCTGGCAGCGCAAACCGGGAGCTGCGCGGCATCTTTACCAGCAGGGGCGTGACCCGCGAGAAGCTGCTGGCGGTACTCGCAGACATCCGCGGACATCAGCGGGTGACGAGCCGTGAGCCGGAAGCCACGTATGAAGTGCTGGAGAAATACGGGCGCGATCTGGTGGCTGAGGTACGGGCGGGCAAGATTGACCCCGTGATCGGCCGTGACGGGGAGATTCGCCGGGTCATCCGCATCCTCTCCCGCAAAACGAAAAACAACCCGGTACTGATCGGAGAGCCCGGCGTCGGGAAGACAGCAATTGTGGAAGGCCTGGCCCACCGGATTGTCCGCAAGGACGTGCCGGAGGGGCTGAAGGACAAAACAATTTTCTCGCTGGATATGAGCGCGCTGGTGGCCGGGGCAAAATACCGCGGGGAGTTCGAGGAGCGGCTGCAGGCTGTGCTGAAGGAAGTCAGTGAGAGCGACGGCCGGATTATTCTGTTCATCGATGAGCTGCATACCATTGTGGGAGCGGGCAAGACAGAGGGTGCCATGGACGCCGGGAATATGCTTAAGCCGATGCTGGCCCGCGGCGAGCTGCATTGTATCGGGGCGACAACACTGGATGAGTACCGCAAATACATTGAGAAGGACCCCGCACTGGAGCGCCGCTTCCAGCAGGTGCTGGTCAGCGAGCCGGATGTGGAGGATACGATTTCGATTCTGCGCGGACTCAAAGAACGTTTTGAGGTGCACCACGGGGTGAAAATCCATGACAGCGCACTGGTCGCCGCAGGAGTACTGTCCAACCGGTATATTACGGACCGTTTCCTGCCCGATAAGGCCATCGACTTGGTCGATGAAGCCTGCGCGATGATCCGCACGGAGATTGATTCCATGCCGGGGGAAATGGATGAGGTGACCCGCCGGCTGATGCAGATGGAGATTGAAGAGGCTGCCCTGAAAAAAGAAACCGATGAGGCCAGCAAGCGCCGCCTGGAATCTTTGCAGCGCGAGTTAGCCGACCTCAAGGAGAAGCATCTGGGCATGACCGCCCGCTGGGAGAAGGAAAAGTCGGCCATTCAAGGTATCCGCGAGCTGAAGAAGCGGCTGGAGCAGGCCCGCAAGGACCTGGTGGACGCACAGGAAGAATACGATCTTAACAAGTCAGCCGAGCTCAGCTACGGCATTATCCCCGATCTGGAGCGGCAGCTGAAGGCGGCGGAGGAAGCCGCACTGCAGGACCAGGACACGCGGCTGCTGCGCGAGGCGGTAACAGAAGAAGAGATCGCCGATATTGTGTCCCGCTGGACAGGAGTCCCTGTAAGCAGACTGGTGGAGGGCGAACGCGACAAGCTGCTGCGGCTGGAGGAGACGCTGCATGAGCGGGTAGTCGGGCAGGAGGAGGCTGTATCCCTGGTCGCCGACGCTGTGCTGCGGGCGCGGGCGGGCATCAAGGATCCGAACCGGCCGATCGGCTCGTTCCTGTTCCTCGGACCGACCGGTGTCGGCAAAACCGAGCTGGCCAAGGCGCTGGCCGTCTCGCTGTTCGACCGCGAGGACGGTATGATCCGCATCGACATGTCGGAGTACATGGAGAAGCACAGTGTATCCCGCCTGGTCGGTGCGCCTCCGGGCTATGTCGGCTATGAGGAGGGCGGCCAGCTCACTGAAGCGGTCCGCCGCCAGCCGTATACGGTCGTGCTGCTGGACGAAGTGGAAAAGGCGCATCCGGATGTCTTCAACATCCTGCTGCAGCTGCTTGATGACGGGCGGCTGACCGATTCCCAGGGCCGGATCGTCGACTTCAAGAACACGATCATTATCATGACCTCGAACATCGGCTCGCCGCATCTGATTCAAGGCACGGATGACAACGGTGAGCTTACGAAGGCCGTCAAGGACCGCGTCATGCAGGAGCTGCGCGGGCACTTCCGGCCGGAGTTCCTCAACCGGGTCGATGATATTGTGATGTTCAAGCCGCTGACGCTGGACGAGATCAGCCGGATTGTCGTGAAGCTGGCCGACGGCCTGCGCCAGCGCCTGGCCCAGCGCGGTGTCGGCCTTACCCTCAGCGAAGCTGCGGTCCGGTTCATCGGCAAGGAAGGCTTCGACCCTGTATACGGTGCCAGACCGCTGAAGCGGTTCATCCAGCGCAGCCTGGAGACCCCTGTTGCCCGGGCACTGATTGCCGGGGAAGCGGTGGAAGGCTCCGTGCTGGAGGTTGACGAAGCCGGGGGCGAGCTGAAGGTGTCCATCGCTGCGCCGCAAGCTGCTGCACTGTCAGGAACCGTGTAA
- a CDS encoding glycosyltransferase, producing the protein MSGTVTRVLLGSPVHQKPPVLRQFLHSLKRLNCSGFELDYYFIDDNDQEESSLLLQEFARNRKEVFLQTSGFHDTYVRNDTTHYWNSALVWKVAGFKNLMIRRAETFGYDYLFLVDSDLVLHPDTALHLIGTRKDIISEIFWTQWQPDTLHQPQVWMHDEYNQWDAVPGEKLGQEEINRRFHEFLYRLQQPGIYEVGGLGACTLISRRAIEAGVSYDAIKNVSFWGEDRHFCIRAAALGIPLYVDTHYPALHLYRDSDLSKVDEYLRMTATAVENGEELAAADAGERTAADGQEPAGAEAAPAPQVTAGSIVQVGPKRPKLTLTMVVKNEGSRFLRQVLREHRKYIDEAVIIDDCSTDNTADICREELQGIPLVLVHNTVSKFSNESELRKQQWAEVVKSKPEWILSLDADELFEARFAEDIHSLLQDGSCDLFCFRLYDFWDEQHYREDVYWRSHQSYRPFLLRYREDFQYAWNELPQHCGRLPENIFELPHQLSNLRLKHLGWSRADLRLDKYMRYMQLDPDGQYGWKEQYQSILDQHPRLVPWVE; encoded by the coding sequence ATGAGCGGAACCGTGACACGTGTACTGCTTGGCAGCCCGGTTCATCAAAAGCCGCCGGTGCTGCGCCAGTTCCTGCATTCGCTGAAGCGCCTGAACTGTAGCGGCTTTGAGCTGGATTACTATTTCATTGATGATAATGACCAGGAAGAGTCAAGCCTGCTGCTGCAGGAATTTGCCCGGAACAGGAAGGAAGTGTTCCTCCAGACTTCGGGCTTTCACGATACCTATGTCCGCAATGACACCACCCATTACTGGAACTCCGCCCTGGTCTGGAAGGTCGCCGGATTCAAAAATCTGATGATCCGCCGGGCAGAAACCTTCGGTTACGACTATCTCTTCCTCGTCGACTCCGACCTGGTCCTTCACCCGGATACTGCTCTGCATCTGATTGGAACGCGGAAAGATATTATTTCTGAAATCTTCTGGACACAGTGGCAGCCGGATACCCTTCACCAGCCGCAGGTATGGATGCATGACGAGTACAACCAGTGGGATGCTGTACCGGGCGAAAAGCTTGGCCAGGAGGAAATCAACCGCAGATTCCATGAATTTCTGTACAGGCTGCAGCAGCCGGGAATTTACGAAGTCGGGGGTCTCGGCGCCTGCACGTTAATCAGCCGCAGGGCCATTGAAGCCGGGGTGAGCTATGACGCGATCAAGAACGTGTCTTTTTGGGGAGAAGACCGCCATTTCTGCATCCGGGCCGCAGCCTTGGGCATTCCGCTGTATGTGGATACCCATTATCCTGCGCTGCATCTTTACAGGGACAGTGATCTCAGCAAGGTGGATGAATATCTCCGTATGACGGCTACGGCTGTGGAAAATGGGGAAGAATTGGCTGCGGCAGATGCCGGGGAACGTACTGCGGCGGATGGCCAGGAGCCGGCTGGCGCTGAAGCTGCTCCGGCACCACAAGTTACTGCAGGGAGTATAGTGCAAGTGGGTCCCAAGCGGCCCAAGCTGACCTTGACGATGGTCGTCAAAAATGAAGGCAGCCGCTTTCTGCGCCAGGTGCTGCGCGAGCACCGTAAATATATCGACGAAGCTGTAATTATTGACGATTGCAGCACGGATAACACGGCAGATATCTGCCGGGAGGAGCTTCAGGGGATACCTCTGGTACTCGTGCACAATACGGTTTCCAAGTTCAGCAATGAATCCGAGCTGCGTAAGCAGCAGTGGGCAGAAGTAGTAAAGAGCAAGCCCGAATGGATTCTGAGCCTGGATGCGGATGAGCTTTTTGAGGCCCGGTTCGCGGAAGATATCCATTCACTGCTGCAGGACGGCAGCTGTGATTTATTCTGCTTCCGCCTCTATGATTTTTGGGATGAGCAGCACTACCGGGAGGATGTGTACTGGCGCTCGCACCAGAGCTACCGTCCGTTTCTGCTGCGTTACCGGGAGGATTTCCAATATGCATGGAATGAGCTTCCCCAGCACTGCGGACGCCTTCCGGAGAATATCTTCGAGCTCCCCCACCAGCTCAGCAATCTGCGGCTGAAGCATCTGGGCTGGTCACGTGCCGATCTGCGGCTGGATAAATATATGCGTTACATGCAGCTTGACCCTGACGGCCAGTACGGCTGGAAAGAACAGTATCAATCCATCCTGGATCAGCATCCGAGGCTGGTGCCTTGGGTGGAGTGA
- a CDS encoding SDR family oxidoreductase: MGKIICITGASSGIGLATALRFAREGWTVYAGTRHPERDQSLYKDEKNLQFVELEVTEPESMEQLMRQISREHGKLDVLFCNAGFGYIRALGQAPFSDIHRVFDTNVYGVMHTIRAALPLLTKSRGGHIIATSSVGGLVGQPMNEIYCASKFAVEGLLESLATYYKPRFNIDVTLLEPGAVATEFNKTVLDHIADTGGILEDEYKPVADAYTAAFLQRNAEPQTAASVAGVMWELVHMETKPLRIRTSERAEAFAAGKVSNDPTGLDGVLRTRKVMLNM; this comes from the coding sequence ATGGGCAAAATCATATGTATCACCGGCGCTTCATCGGGTATCGGCCTGGCAACCGCTTTGCGGTTCGCCCGGGAAGGATGGACCGTCTATGCCGGAACACGCCATCCGGAACGCGATCAGTCCTTGTACAAAGATGAAAAAAACCTGCAGTTCGTGGAGTTGGAGGTTACGGAGCCCGAAAGCATGGAACAGTTAATGCGTCAGATCAGCCGTGAGCACGGCAAGCTGGACGTATTGTTCTGCAACGCCGGGTTCGGTTACATACGGGCACTTGGCCAGGCACCTTTTAGTGACATACATCGGGTCTTTGATACCAATGTGTACGGAGTGATGCATACCATCAGAGCCGCACTGCCTCTGCTGACCAAGAGCCGCGGCGGGCATATTATAGCAACCTCAAGTGTTGGCGGTCTTGTGGGACAGCCGATGAATGAGATCTACTGTGCCAGCAAGTTCGCTGTGGAAGGGCTGCTGGAAAGCCTGGCGACCTATTACAAGCCGCGCTTTAATATCGATGTTACGCTGCTGGAACCAGGTGCCGTTGCCACAGAGTTTAACAAAACGGTACTCGATCATATAGCTGATACCGGCGGCATACTGGAGGATGAATACAAGCCTGTTGCCGATGCCTATACTGCAGCATTTCTGCAGCGGAATGCGGAGCCGCAGACTGCAGCCTCGGTTGCCGGTGTGATGTGGGAGCTGGTGCATATGGAGACCAAGCCGCTGCGGATCCGCACTTCAGAGCGGGCGGAGGCATTCGCAGCCGGCAAGGTCAGCAATGACCCGACCGGCTTGGACGGAGTGCTGAGGACCCGCAAGGTTATGCTTAATATGTAG
- a CDS encoding AI-2E family transporter — MEVFKRYYANLTIRRFMILVLIGLLLYSIRDMLNLVLLTFLIAYVMNSFQVLLSKRISRYVKVNSKVIIVILYLALIALIVVSLVKYLPKVFEQIKQLTTFLSNLTPADIPQNQITQYLFSMLKDLNYQSYMKSGIDYVLKISNWGTTFVLATILSFVFILEKNRIVSFTTRMRNSKISWFYVELEYFGQKFISSFGKVIEAQILIALFNTCFTVIGLWILGFPYLFALSIMIFMLSLIPVVGFVISLIPLCIIGYNIGGLTMTIYVLVMIAVLHFMEGYFLNPKLMSSKMNLPMFYTFIVLLFSEHYIGVWGLILGIPIFVFFLDILEITRDTPNTPASEEQQLIHK, encoded by the coding sequence ATGGAAGTATTCAAGCGTTATTACGCAAATTTAACCATCCGGCGGTTTATGATTCTGGTGTTGATCGGCCTGCTGCTCTACAGCATCAGGGATATGCTTAATTTAGTGCTTCTGACGTTTCTGATCGCTTATGTCATGAACAGCTTTCAGGTACTGCTGAGCAAGCGGATCAGCCGTTACGTCAAGGTGAACAGCAAAGTGATTATTGTCATTTTGTATCTGGCGCTAATTGCGCTAATTGTAGTTTCACTGGTCAAATACCTGCCCAAGGTCTTCGAGCAGATCAAGCAGTTAACCACGTTTCTTTCGAATTTGACCCCTGCTGACATCCCCCAGAACCAGATCACACAATATTTGTTCAGCATGCTCAAGGATTTGAATTACCAGTCTTATATGAAAAGCGGTATTGATTATGTGCTGAAAATCAGCAACTGGGGAACGACCTTCGTATTAGCTACCATCCTGAGCTTTGTCTTTATTCTCGAAAAGAACCGGATTGTCAGCTTTACTACCCGTATGCGCAACAGCAAGATTTCCTGGTTCTATGTGGAGCTGGAGTATTTCGGCCAAAAATTCATCTCCTCCTTCGGTAAAGTCATTGAGGCGCAGATTCTGATCGCCTTGTTCAATACATGCTTTACGGTTATCGGACTTTGGATTCTGGGTTTCCCTTATCTCTTCGCCCTGTCGATTATGATCTTTATGCTCAGCCTGATTCCGGTGGTCGGCTTCGTCATCTCGCTGATCCCGCTATGCATTATCGGTTACAACATCGGCGGACTTACAATGACCATTTATGTACTGGTAATGATCGCCGTCCTGCATTTCATGGAGGGATATTTCCTTAATCCGAAGCTGATGTCCTCCAAAATGAATCTCCCGATGTTCTACACCTTTATCGTGCTGCTGTTCTCCGAGCATTATATAGGAGTATGGGGACTCATTCTCGGCATTCCGATCTTTGTCTTCTTCCTGGATATTCTGGAGATTACCCGGGACACCCCGAATACCCCGGCCAGTGAGGAACAGCAGCTTATCCACAAATAA